One window of Haloarchaeobius salinus genomic DNA carries:
- a CDS encoding MaoC/PaaZ C-terminal domain-containing protein codes for MAYSYEPHYFEDMEVGKTFESVGRTVTESDFVFHSMFADDWTELHTNAEYSEDGPFGERIGHGPMTFILTTGMVQRCGFVERTVIAFLGMNYMDVPNPLTIGDTISSEFEVTERQEFESREDAGLVVVDSETRNQDDEILLQGDMKFMFKKRAHYGDKPGNP; via the coding sequence ATGGCCTACAGCTACGAGCCACACTACTTCGAGGACATGGAGGTCGGCAAGACCTTCGAGAGCGTCGGACGGACCGTCACCGAGTCGGACTTCGTCTTCCACTCGATGTTCGCCGACGACTGGACGGAGCTCCACACCAACGCCGAGTACAGCGAGGACGGCCCGTTCGGCGAGCGCATCGGCCACGGCCCGATGACGTTCATCCTCACGACCGGGATGGTCCAGCGCTGTGGCTTCGTCGAGCGCACCGTCATCGCCTTCCTCGGGATGAACTACATGGACGTGCCGAACCCGCTGACCATCGGCGACACCATCTCCTCGGAGTTCGAGGTCACGGAGCGACAGGAGTTCGAGTCGCGTGAGGACGCCGGCCTCGTCGTGGTCGACTCCGAGACGCGCAACCAGGACGACGAGATACTGCTGCAAGGCGACATGAAGTTCATGTTCAAGAAGCGGGCGCACTACGGCGACAAGCCCGGCAACCCCTGA
- a CDS encoding branched-chain amino acid ABC transporter permease produces the protein MALADFAVSLVTFIAIYGLFALGLNLKFGFTGLIDFGHVAYFMVGGYVTAVLTMPAQVTGYDGLGGYALPAMLAVVPGGDVLGWLLGVAGGMVAAALVSLLVGVPTLRLREDYLAITALGIATILNEVVRNEVWLFNGPFGIRTIHQPASGVFPLGLGSFTLNLVVLGGLSVLVIAYAGYRVGGYVKDVDTTGAGLGLASVAVLGGAIGALTQGGSLLVVGVALAAVGVALVREAVRRSTEPERTLALVVALAVAAWYFVQPLLAASNPTVTLQTNVMFLFDPVAGPNGGLDYDRFFMLLSLAFLVGGYWWCQRTINSPYGRVLRAVRDDEDVPRALGKETFRYKIQALLFGSALAGAAGSLYTIHLGFISPDQFGAMITFFAFSSVIIGGTANNAGVVLGTAVFWSINSGTQFLNDYFPSEYAVQLAAARLIFIGVLLIVILYYRPEGILGEQDYDIRLPGEDPVPSRDETAAAAGGDADD, from the coding sequence ATGGCGTTAGCTGACTTCGCCGTCTCGCTCGTGACGTTCATCGCCATCTACGGCCTGTTCGCGCTCGGGCTGAACCTCAAGTTCGGCTTCACGGGGCTGATCGACTTCGGCCACGTGGCCTACTTCATGGTCGGCGGCTACGTCACCGCCGTCCTCACGATGCCGGCGCAGGTGACCGGCTACGACGGCCTCGGGGGCTACGCGCTCCCCGCGATGCTCGCCGTCGTGCCCGGCGGCGACGTGCTCGGCTGGCTGCTCGGCGTCGCCGGCGGCATGGTCGCCGCCGCGCTCGTCTCGCTGCTCGTCGGTGTGCCGACCCTGCGCCTGCGCGAGGACTACCTCGCCATCACGGCGCTCGGCATCGCGACCATCCTGAACGAGGTCGTCCGGAACGAGGTCTGGCTGTTCAACGGGCCGTTCGGCATCCGGACCATCCACCAGCCCGCGTCGGGCGTGTTCCCGCTCGGGCTCGGCTCGTTCACGCTCAATCTCGTCGTCCTCGGCGGCCTGAGCGTGCTCGTCATCGCCTACGCGGGCTACCGCGTCGGCGGCTACGTGAAGGACGTAGACACGACCGGGGCGGGCCTCGGCCTGGCCAGCGTCGCCGTCCTCGGTGGGGCCATCGGGGCGCTCACGCAGGGCGGCAGCCTGCTGGTCGTCGGCGTCGCCCTCGCCGCGGTGGGTGTCGCGCTCGTCCGCGAGGCGGTCCGTCGCTCGACCGAGCCCGAGCGCACCCTCGCGCTCGTGGTCGCGCTGGCCGTGGCGGCGTGGTACTTCGTCCAGCCGCTGCTGGCCGCCTCGAACCCGACCGTCACGCTCCAGACGAACGTGATGTTCCTGTTCGACCCCGTCGCGGGGCCGAACGGCGGACTCGACTACGACCGGTTCTTCATGCTGCTCTCGCTCGCGTTCCTCGTCGGCGGCTACTGGTGGTGCCAGCGCACCATCAACAGCCCGTACGGCCGCGTCCTGCGGGCGGTCCGCGACGACGAGGACGTGCCGCGGGCGCTCGGCAAGGAGACGTTCCGCTACAAGATCCAGGCGCTCCTGTTCGGCTCCGCGCTCGCGGGGGCGGCGGGCTCGCTGTACACCATCCACCTCGGCTTCATCAGCCCCGACCAGTTCGGCGCGATGATCACCTTCTTCGCGTTCTCGTCGGTCATCATCGGCGGGACCGCGAACAACGCCGGGGTCGTCCTCGGCACGGCGGTGTTCTGGTCCATCAACAGCGGGACGCAGTTCCTCAACGACTACTTCCCGTCCGAGTACGCCGTCCAGCTGGCGGCGGCCCGGCTCATCTTCATCGGGGTCCTGCTCATCGTCATCCTCTACTACCGACCCGAGGGTATCCTCGGCGAGCAGGACTACGACATCCGCCTGCCCGGGGAGGACCCCGTGCCGAGTCGTGACGAGACCGCCGCCGCAGCCGGAGGTGACGCCGATGACTGA
- a CDS encoding VOC family protein, with translation MDIRIDHVASAWADREAGEAACDAVGLPTTYGGEHADGTTDMSIVGFPDGSYLELITNTGEAQPSRWPVFIAGDAGPAAWCVEVDDLRSALTRALDAGVRVAGPDRDGRERPDGVYVEWETAILGDSLGATLPFVIEDRTPRRYRITPDPQLVDSPLVGISEVVVLTDDATALTRPFDRLFGVPRPEAVDADEFGARLHRFAGAGVALAEPAGDRLRDRLDEFGPAPCAVLVETPDLDAAGEAFSLTNPVAWGHDRVAWFDHPALREWLGVVEYDD, from the coding sequence ATGGACATCCGCATCGACCACGTCGCGAGCGCCTGGGCCGACCGCGAGGCGGGCGAAGCCGCGTGCGACGCCGTCGGGCTCCCGACCACCTACGGCGGGGAGCACGCCGACGGGACGACCGACATGAGCATCGTCGGCTTCCCCGACGGCAGCTACCTCGAACTCATCACGAACACCGGCGAGGCGCAACCCTCGCGTTGGCCCGTGTTCATCGCAGGCGACGCGGGGCCGGCCGCCTGGTGCGTCGAGGTCGACGACCTCCGGTCGGCGCTCACCCGCGCACTCGACGCGGGAGTGCGCGTCGCCGGCCCGGACCGTGACGGCCGCGAGCGTCCCGACGGGGTGTACGTCGAGTGGGAGACGGCCATCCTCGGAGACAGCCTCGGCGCGACGCTCCCGTTCGTCATCGAGGACCGGACACCGCGGCGCTACCGCATCACGCCCGACCCGCAGCTCGTGGACTCGCCGCTGGTGGGCATCTCCGAGGTCGTCGTGCTGACCGACGACGCGACCGCACTGACGCGGCCCTTCGACCGCCTGTTCGGGGTGCCTCGACCGGAGGCCGTTGACGCCGACGAGTTCGGGGCAAGGCTCCACCGGTTCGCCGGTGCGGGCGTCGCGCTCGCCGAACCGGCCGGCGACCGCCTCCGGGACAGGCTCGACGAGTTCGGTCCGGCACCCTGTGCCGTGCTCGTGGAGACGCCCGACCTCGACGCGGCGGGGGAGGCCTTCTCGCTCACGAACCCGGTGGCGTGGGGACACGACCGCGTCGCGTGGTTCGACCATCCGGCGCTGCGGGAGTGGCTGGGTGTCGTCGAGTACGACGACTGA
- a CDS encoding amidohydrolase family protein produces MSLPSVVDPDDPRIIDTHAHQPTEEFLFDAGGEMMQDAAARFGKEMVPNSYEEMIEEYRAVGIDRAVLLGWDAETNTGNPPVPNEYVAEVRDEHDDFFVGFGSVDPLKDDCVEEARRCVEDLDLVGFKFQQIAQGFDPSDPEHEELFATIEDLGVPCVFHGGNSTLGACSPGGRGLQIKYGDPMLIDDVAARHPDLQILIAHPAFPWEKEQLAICQQKGNVYMDLSGWMPAYIDDQVLHYAKSLLKDKVMFGTDYPMLDPKIWLEQFAELDFPEAVQRKILWENAEEFFDLD; encoded by the coding sequence ATGAGTCTCCCGAGCGTCGTCGACCCCGACGACCCACGAATCATCGACACCCACGCACACCAGCCGACCGAGGAGTTCCTGTTCGACGCCGGCGGCGAGATGATGCAGGACGCCGCCGCACGCTTCGGCAAGGAGATGGTGCCGAACTCCTACGAGGAGATGATCGAGGAGTACCGCGCCGTGGGCATCGACAGGGCGGTCCTGCTCGGCTGGGACGCCGAGACGAACACCGGCAACCCGCCGGTGCCGAACGAGTACGTCGCCGAGGTGCGCGACGAGCACGACGACTTCTTCGTCGGCTTCGGCAGCGTCGACCCGCTGAAGGACGACTGCGTCGAGGAGGCCCGCCGCTGTGTCGAGGACCTCGACCTCGTCGGCTTCAAGTTCCAGCAGATCGCCCAGGGCTTCGACCCGAGCGACCCCGAGCACGAGGAGCTGTTCGCGACCATCGAGGACCTCGGCGTCCCCTGTGTCTTCCACGGCGGCAACTCCACGCTCGGCGCGTGCTCGCCCGGCGGCCGCGGCCTGCAGATCAAGTACGGCGACCCGATGCTCATCGACGACGTGGCTGCCCGCCACCCCGATCTGCAGATCCTCATCGCCCACCCGGCGTTCCCGTGGGAGAAGGAACAGCTCGCCATCTGCCAGCAGAAGGGGAACGTCTACATGGACCTCTCCGGCTGGATGCCCGCGTACATCGACGACCAGGTGCTGCACTACGCGAAGAGCCTGCTCAAGGACAAGGTGATGTTCGGCACGGACTACCCGATGCTCGACCCGAAGATCTGGCTCGAACAGTTCGCCGAACTCGACTTCCCCGAGGCGGTCCAGCGCAAGATACTCTGGGAGAACGCCGAGGAGTTCTTCGACCTGGACTGA
- a CDS encoding DUF5518 domain-containing protein — MALNFDDSSHENGFWINALIGAVAAFVLGFIPFSTVLGGVVAAYLQKGETRMENVKVGAAAGAIFFVPSLLALFGFGFLGILTGDAAGFIVLMLFGIIMLVIAAIYTVGLCALGGFIAHAVWEDDFRKARTTASTDTTTETYDEAQY; from the coding sequence ATGGCACTCAACTTCGACGACAGCAGTCACGAGAACGGCTTCTGGATCAACGCGCTCATCGGTGCCGTCGCGGCGTTCGTGCTCGGGTTCATCCCGTTCTCGACCGTCCTCGGTGGCGTGGTCGCGGCGTACCTACAGAAAGGGGAGACTCGAATGGAGAACGTGAAGGTCGGCGCGGCCGCCGGGGCGATATTCTTCGTGCCCTCGCTGCTCGCCCTGTTCGGGTTCGGCTTCCTCGGCATCCTGACCGGCGACGCGGCGGGCTTCATCGTCCTCATGCTGTTCGGCATCATCATGCTCGTGATAGCCGCCATCTACACCGTCGGCCTCTGTGCGCTCGGTGGCTTCATCGCCCACGCAGTCTGGGAGGACGACTTCCGCAAGGCCCGCACGACCGCCAGCACCGACACCACGACCGAGACGTACGACGAAGCCCAGTACTGA
- a CDS encoding branched-chain amino acid ABC transporter permease encodes MVDTGLLDALAQGLVTGTIIAAGAIGLSLVYSIAEVPNFAHGDMITVGAYFALVVNRPAEISLLPGLPGGAVSLVVAGVFALVAASAFGALYELAIFRRFRSKEADLITMVIVSLGLALVLRNLVLFVAGSRNIAYETPVVRDVNWDLYLTGSGLTVQRTQRQAGDIALLGEWGYPLWLLLGIVAAAAGVGYGVYRWRSTDDDFRTVHLVSPRVLGVLGGLATLLALAYALRFGPQGTDALWSTRIGTSYKDIVIVVIVAVAMFLLNLVLKATRLGKGMRATADNMDLAEVRGVDVNRVQLVVWVIAGLLTALAGVLAGWSASNVNPNMGFTLLLPVFAAVILGGIRSPYGAAAGAILIGISMDVGVYLLPSGLATYRTAIAFVVLIGVLLVKPDGIWGDV; translated from the coding sequence GTGGTAGACACCGGACTCCTCGACGCGCTGGCGCAGGGCCTCGTCACCGGGACCATCATCGCCGCCGGAGCCATCGGCCTCTCGCTGGTGTACTCCATCGCGGAGGTGCCGAACTTCGCCCACGGGGACATGATAACCGTGGGGGCGTACTTCGCACTCGTCGTGAACCGGCCCGCGGAGATCTCGCTCCTGCCGGGACTGCCCGGCGGCGCGGTGTCGCTCGTCGTCGCAGGGGTGTTCGCGCTCGTCGCGGCGTCGGCGTTCGGCGCGCTGTACGAACTCGCTATCTTCCGGCGGTTCCGGTCGAAGGAGGCGGACCTCATCACGATGGTCATCGTCTCGCTCGGCCTCGCGCTCGTGTTGCGCAACCTCGTGCTGTTCGTCGCCGGCTCGCGCAACATCGCCTACGAGACGCCGGTCGTCCGCGACGTGAACTGGGACCTCTACCTCACCGGCTCCGGGCTCACCGTCCAGCGCACGCAGCGACAGGCCGGCGACATCGCGCTGCTCGGCGAGTGGGGCTACCCGCTGTGGCTCCTGCTCGGCATCGTGGCGGCCGCCGCTGGCGTCGGGTACGGCGTCTACCGCTGGCGGTCTACCGACGACGACTTCCGGACGGTGCACCTCGTCTCGCCGCGCGTGCTCGGGGTGCTGGGCGGGCTGGCGACCCTGCTCGCGCTCGCGTACGCGCTCCGGTTCGGCCCACAGGGTACCGACGCGCTGTGGTCGACCCGCATCGGAACGAGCTACAAGGACATCGTTATCGTGGTCATCGTGGCCGTGGCGATGTTCCTGCTCAACCTCGTGCTGAAGGCGACCAGACTCGGCAAGGGGATGCGCGCGACGGCCGACAACATGGACCTCGCGGAGGTCCGCGGTGTCGACGTGAACCGCGTCCAGCTCGTCGTCTGGGTCATCGCCGGGCTGCTGACCGCGCTGGCCGGCGTGCTGGCGGGCTGGAGCGCGTCGAACGTCAACCCGAACATGGGATTCACGCTGCTGTTGCCGGTGTTCGCGGCGGTCATCCTCGGGGGCATCCGGTCGCCCTACGGGGCCGCCGCCGGGGCGATCCTCATCGGCATCAGCATGGACGTCGGCGTCTACCTACTGCCGTCCGGACTGGCGACGTACCGCACCGCCATCGCGTTCGTCGTCCTCATCGGCGTCCTGCTCGTCAAACCCGACGGCATCTGGGGTGATGTCTGA
- a CDS encoding ABC transporter ATP-binding protein: MTEPVLEVSGLRKSFGGINALDGVDVTVGQGITGLIGPNGAGKTTFFNCITGYLEPDGGTVEFRGTDLTGQRTPRVVREGLVRTFQIPRELENMTVRENLLLAPGGQSGEKLTRTWLRGGEFAEDERRSRREAVEMAEFFELDHLLDEPASSLSGGQRKLLELARVLLTDPEMVLLDEPLAGVNPTLERKILDRIHELQSQGLTFLFVEHDIELIMEHCEHVVVMHQGQKLTEGAPSEVRSDQRVIDAYLGEEL, encoded by the coding sequence ATGACTGAGCCCGTGCTGGAGGTCTCGGGGCTGCGGAAGTCCTTCGGCGGCATCAACGCCCTCGACGGCGTCGACGTGACCGTCGGCCAGGGCATCACCGGCCTCATCGGGCCGAACGGGGCCGGGAAGACGACGTTCTTCAACTGCATCACCGGCTACCTGGAGCCCGACGGCGGTACCGTCGAGTTCCGGGGGACGGACCTGACGGGGCAGCGAACGCCCCGCGTCGTCCGCGAGGGACTCGTCCGCACCTTCCAGATTCCGCGCGAACTGGAGAACATGACCGTCCGGGAGAACCTGCTGCTCGCCCCCGGCGGGCAGTCGGGCGAGAAGCTCACCCGGACCTGGCTCCGCGGCGGCGAGTTCGCCGAGGACGAGCGGCGGAGCCGACGCGAGGCCGTCGAGATGGCCGAGTTCTTCGAGCTCGACCACCTGCTCGACGAGCCGGCGAGTTCGCTCTCGGGCGGCCAGCGCAAGCTGCTCGAACTCGCCCGCGTCCTGCTGACCGACCCGGAGATGGTGCTGCTCGACGAGCCGCTGGCCGGCGTCAACCCGACGCTCGAACGGAAGATCCTCGACCGCATCCACGAACTCCAATCGCAGGGACTCACGTTCCTGTTCGTCGAACACGACATCGAACTCATCATGGAGCACTGCGAGCACGTCGTCGTCATGCATCAGGGGCAGAAGCTCACCGAGGGCGCGCCATCCGAGGTCAGAAGCGACCAGCGCGTCATCGACGCCTACCTGGGTGAGGAGCTATGA
- a CDS encoding VOC family protein, translated as MTMDHAAIRVSNLDDSLAFYRDVFGYEPVERFEESDAVSDTFVGVDDQAVIQLVEADGPVEPSDGGHLGLSVEDVDAAVAELPADRVTRGPETIEELDIRIAFVTDPDGHVLELLEPV; from the coding sequence ATGACCATGGACCACGCGGCGATCCGCGTCTCGAACCTCGACGACTCGCTCGCGTTCTACCGGGACGTGTTCGGATACGAGCCGGTCGAGCGGTTCGAGGAGAGCGACGCCGTCTCGGACACGTTCGTCGGCGTCGACGACCAGGCGGTGATACAGCTCGTCGAGGCCGACGGCCCGGTCGAACCGAGCGACGGCGGACACCTCGGGCTCTCCGTCGAGGACGTCGACGCAGCGGTCGCCGAGCTGCCGGCCGACCGCGTCACCCGCGGACCGGAGACCATCGAGGAACTCGACATCCGCATCGCGTTCGTCACCGACCCCGACGGGCACGTGCTCGAACTGCTCGAACCGGTCTGA
- a CDS encoding ABC transporter ATP-binding protein, translated as MSLLELDAVDAGYGDLQILTDVDMHVDEGEYVTIVGPNGAGKSTAMKTVFGLTTHMGGTVRFEGTDIHELGTQEIIREGIAYVPQTENLFPRMTVRENLEMGAYIFDDVPQDRLADVFDRFPILEERQRQRAGTMSGGQQQMLAMGAALMLDPALLLLDEPSAGLAPDLVDEMFDRIDEINDAGTAVLMVEQNAKEALRRCDRGYVLVNGENSFEGPGDELLADEEVRQRFLGG; from the coding sequence ATGAGCCTGCTCGAACTCGACGCGGTCGACGCGGGCTACGGCGACCTCCAGATACTGACCGACGTGGACATGCACGTCGACGAGGGCGAGTACGTCACCATCGTCGGCCCCAACGGAGCCGGCAAGTCCACCGCGATGAAGACCGTCTTCGGGCTGACGACCCACATGGGCGGCACCGTCCGATTCGAGGGGACCGACATCCACGAGCTCGGCACGCAGGAGATCATCCGCGAGGGCATCGCGTACGTCCCCCAGACGGAGAACCTGTTCCCCCGGATGACCGTCCGGGAGAACCTGGAGATGGGTGCGTACATCTTCGACGACGTGCCGCAGGACCGACTCGCCGACGTGTTCGACCGGTTCCCCATCCTCGAGGAGCGCCAGCGCCAGCGCGCCGGCACGATGTCCGGCGGGCAACAGCAGATGCTGGCGATGGGGGCGGCGCTGATGCTCGACCCGGCGCTCCTCCTGCTCGACGAGCCATCCGCCGGGCTCGCACCCGACCTCGTCGACGAGATGTTCGACCGCATCGACGAGATCAACGACGCCGGGACGGCGGTGCTGATGGTCGAGCAGAACGCCAAGGAGGCGCTCCGCCGCTGCGACCGCGGCTACGTGCTCGTCAACGGCGAGAACAGCTTCGAGGGTCCCGGCGACGAGCTGCTGGCCGACGAGGAGGTCCGCCAGCGGTTCCTCGGCGGCTGA
- a CDS encoding hydantoinase B/oxoprolinase family protein, producing MTDSVTLEVIRNACIAVCEEMNANLIRTGYSPNIKERRDCSCALFDADGEMISQAENMPVHLGAMPFSVAAAIDRFPPETLEPGDGILLNDPFYGGAHLPDLTLVTPVFHEDDAGESELVAFAANRAHHADVGGARAGSVAADSTEIYQEGIRIPPVKLFEAGEPNESVFDMVLSNVRTPDERRGDLRAQEAANQTGRRRFLDLVEKYGRETLTEALDEIQDYSEARMRAEIEDLEDGTYEFSDVLDDDGLGNEDLRIQAAVTVDGDDVTVDFEGTADQTEGPVNAVLAVTASATYYSVRCVTDPDIPPNHGCYRPIEVQAPEGSIVNPNPPAAVVGGNLETSQRVTDVVLGAFAQQAPERVTAAGQGTMNNITFGGTDPRTGTPYAFYETQGGGFGGRVGKDGMDGVHVHMSNTMNTPVEVLETAYPLRVGRYELRQDSGGPGEFRGGLGIRRDIQVRDHEAHFSLLADRHTHQPYGLEGGEPGESGAAELTTAEGESRRLPQKSTHELPPGATVSIRTPGAGGYGEPGDRDPDAVRRDVRHGKVSAAAARDAYGVDVPTGETADAEGDDD from the coding sequence ATGACGGATTCGGTCACACTCGAGGTCATCAGGAACGCCTGCATCGCCGTCTGCGAGGAGATGAACGCGAACCTCATCCGGACGGGCTACTCGCCGAACATCAAGGAGCGCCGGGACTGCTCCTGCGCGCTGTTCGACGCCGACGGCGAGATGATAAGCCAGGCGGAGAACATGCCGGTCCACCTCGGCGCGATGCCGTTCTCGGTGGCGGCGGCCATCGACCGCTTCCCGCCGGAGACGCTCGAACCCGGCGACGGCATCCTGCTCAACGACCCGTTCTACGGCGGCGCACACCTGCCCGACCTCACCCTCGTGACGCCCGTGTTCCACGAGGACGACGCCGGAGAGAGCGAGCTCGTCGCGTTCGCCGCGAACCGCGCCCACCACGCCGACGTGGGCGGCGCTCGTGCCGGGAGCGTCGCCGCGGACTCCACGGAGATATATCAGGAGGGCATCCGCATCCCGCCGGTGAAGCTGTTCGAGGCGGGCGAGCCCAACGAGTCCGTCTTCGACATGGTGCTCTCGAACGTCCGGACGCCCGACGAGCGTCGCGGCGACCTCCGGGCACAGGAGGCCGCGAACCAGACCGGCCGGCGGCGCTTCCTCGACCTCGTCGAGAAGTACGGTCGCGAGACGCTGACCGAGGCGCTCGACGAGATTCAGGACTACTCCGAGGCCCGGATGCGTGCGGAGATCGAGGACCTCGAGGACGGCACCTACGAGTTCAGCGACGTGCTCGACGACGACGGCCTCGGCAACGAGGACCTGCGCATCCAGGCGGCCGTGACCGTCGACGGCGACGACGTCACGGTCGACTTCGAGGGCACCGCCGACCAGACCGAGGGGCCGGTCAACGCCGTGCTCGCGGTCACCGCGTCGGCGACGTACTACTCCGTGCGCTGCGTGACCGACCCGGACATCCCACCGAACCACGGCTGCTACCGGCCCATCGAGGTGCAGGCACCCGAGGGGAGCATCGTCAACCCGAACCCACCGGCGGCGGTCGTCGGCGGCAACCTCGAGACCTCCCAGCGGGTGACAGACGTGGTGCTCGGGGCGTTCGCCCAGCAGGCACCCGAGCGCGTCACCGCGGCCGGCCAGGGCACGATGAACAACATCACCTTCGGCGGCACCGACCCACGGACCGGCACGCCCTACGCCTTCTACGAGACGCAGGGCGGCGGCTTCGGCGGCCGGGTCGGCAAGGACGGCATGGACGGCGTGCACGTCCACATGTCGAACACGATGAACACGCCCGTCGAGGTGCTGGAGACGGCGTACCCGCTGCGGGTGGGTCGGTACGAGCTCCGACAGGACTCCGGCGGCCCCGGCGAGTTCCGGGGCGGACTGGGCATCCGCCGGGACATCCAGGTGCGCGACCACGAGGCGCACTTCAGCCTGCTCGCGGACCGCCACACCCACCAGCCATATGGATTGGAGGGTGGCGAACCTGGCGAGTCCGGCGCGGCAGAGCTGACGACCGCCGAGGGCGAGTCGCGTCGACTCCCGCAGAAGTCCACCCACGAGCTCCCGCCGGGCGCGACGGTGAGCATCCGCACACCCGGAGCCGGCGGGTACGGCGAACCGGGCGACCGCGACCCCGACGCCGTCCGGCGCGACGTCCGCCACGGGAAGGTATCGGCGGCGGCCGCGCGGGACGCCTACGGTGTCGACGTCCCGACCGGAGAAACAGCCGACGCGGAGGGAGACGATGACTGA
- a CDS encoding MFS transporter translates to MSRDPLRYVPHVLVTSVGYVVFAYAALPALLTARLDIGLSSFGLLMSAPLAAFVVVQRPASRWVGRHTTTRVLFAGGLAHLGLGLSLDLSASFPVVLALRGLWGLTGGLLLTVGATHISRLSEGANATRQQGVYGGLLTMGGMLGFLLAPTLVERYGWLALHGPGALLSVPAIAVAGLHLSDRRTAPTETTTERGGVVLHPVVVLASVCYVAIIGSYITLSTFVTAYFADLGVVAPLNVVVLASATAGRIVGGETSWRIALSDRRLIAGSTAAAALGFGAMAATGSSTALVVLPFVVMLAVSVPFGAVYNLAAGATDAEGTAIATIVAAGNVAALVLPPVTGTIRETTGSYGGAFLVLGGLNAVAAVATYYTIRRNS, encoded by the coding sequence ATGAGCCGCGACCCGCTCCGGTACGTCCCGCACGTGCTGGTCACGAGCGTCGGCTACGTCGTCTTCGCCTACGCCGCGCTGCCGGCGCTGCTGACGGCGCGACTCGACATCGGTCTCTCGTCGTTCGGGCTGCTGATGAGCGCGCCGCTGGCGGCGTTCGTCGTCGTCCAGCGACCCGCCTCGCGCTGGGTCGGCCGGCACACGACGACACGGGTGCTGTTCGCTGGCGGGCTCGCCCACCTCGGGCTGGGGCTGTCGCTGGACCTCTCGGCGTCGTTCCCCGTCGTGCTCGCGCTGCGCGGGCTCTGGGGGCTGACCGGCGGGCTCCTGCTCACGGTCGGCGCGACGCACATCTCGCGTCTCTCGGAGGGCGCGAACGCGACCCGACAGCAGGGCGTCTACGGCGGTCTGCTCACCATGGGTGGGATGCTGGGCTTCCTGCTCGCGCCGACGCTCGTCGAGCGCTACGGCTGGCTCGCGCTCCACGGGCCGGGCGCGCTGCTCTCGGTCCCGGCCATCGCGGTCGCGGGGCTCCATCTGTCGGACCGGCGGACGGCACCCACGGAGACGACGACGGAACGTGGCGGTGTCGTCCTGCACCCGGTCGTGGTGCTTGCCTCCGTGTGCTACGTGGCCATCATCGGCTCGTACATCACGCTCTCGACGTTCGTGACGGCGTACTTCGCGGACCTCGGTGTGGTCGCCCCGCTGAACGTCGTCGTGCTCGCGTCGGCGACGGCAGGGAGGATCGTCGGCGGGGAGACCTCGTGGCGGATCGCGCTCTCGGACCGGCGGCTCATCGCCGGGAGCACCGCCGCCGCCGCGCTCGGGTTCGGTGCAATGGCCGCGACCGGGAGTTCGACCGCGCTGGTCGTCCTCCCGTTCGTCGTGATGCTCGCCGTCTCGGTGCCGTTCGGGGCCGTGTACAACCTCGCTGCCGGAGCCACGGACGCGGAGGGGACCGCTATCGCGACCATCGTCGCCGCGGGCAACGTCGCCGCGCTCGTGCTCCCGCCGGTCACGGGCACCATCCGGGAGACGACGGGGAGCTACGGCGGCGCGTTCCTCGTCCTCGGTGGACTGAACGCCGTCGCCGCGGTCGCGACGTACTACACGATACGGAGGAACTCATGA